One window of Globicephala melas chromosome 2, mGloMel1.2, whole genome shotgun sequence genomic DNA carries:
- the COX5A gene encoding cytochrome c oxidase subunit 5A, mitochondrial isoform X1 encodes MLGAAVRRCSVAAAAVARTSPRGLLHPTPAPGPAAGEVCYQYEMKRFYAIKSQKGLRFLDEAIQGQVKELWRGYLRGLKFAVAIQSIRCYSHGSHETDEEFDARWVTYFNRPDIDAWELRKGMNTLVGYDLVPEPKIIDAALRACRRLNDFASAVRILEVVKDKAGPHKEIYPYVIQELRPTLNELGISTPEELGLDKV; translated from the exons ATGCTAGGCGCCGCTGTCCGCCGCTGCTCGGTAGCAGCAGCCGCAGTCGCCCGGACCAGCCCTCGAGGCCTCCTGCACCCCACtccggcccccggccccgccgccg GTGAGGTTTGTTATCAATATGAGATGAAGAGGTTTTATGCAATTAAAAGTCAGAAAGGACTAAGATTCTTGGATGAGGCTATCCAAGGTCAAGTGAAAGAGCTCTGGAGGGGTTACCTGAGGGGCCTCAAGTTTGCTGTAG CTATCCAGTCCATTCGCTGCTACTCCCATGGGTCACATGAGACAGATGAGGAGTTTGATGCTCGCTGGGTGACATACTTCAATAGGCCAGATATTGATGCTTGGGAATTGCGTAAAG GGATGAACACCCTTGTTGGCTATGATCTGGTTCCAGAACCCAAAATCATTGATGCTGCTTTGCGGGCATGCAGACGCTTAAATGATTTTGCTAGTGCAGTCCGCATCCTAGAGGTTGTTAAG GACAAAGCAGGACCTCATAAGGAAATCTACCCCTATGTCATCCAGGAACTTAGACCAACTTTAAATGAACTGGGAATCTCCACTCCAGAGGAACTGGGCCTTGACAAAGTATAA
- the COX5A gene encoding cytochrome c oxidase subunit 5A, mitochondrial isoform X2, producing the protein MLGAAVRRCSVAAAAVARTSPRGLLHPTPAPGPAAAIQSIRCYSHGSHETDEEFDARWVTYFNRPDIDAWELRKGMNTLVGYDLVPEPKIIDAALRACRRLNDFASAVRILEVVKDKAGPHKEIYPYVIQELRPTLNELGISTPEELGLDKV; encoded by the exons ATGCTAGGCGCCGCTGTCCGCCGCTGCTCGGTAGCAGCAGCCGCAGTCGCCCGGACCAGCCCTCGAGGCCTCCTGCACCCCACtccggcccccggccccgccgccg CTATCCAGTCCATTCGCTGCTACTCCCATGGGTCACATGAGACAGATGAGGAGTTTGATGCTCGCTGGGTGACATACTTCAATAGGCCAGATATTGATGCTTGGGAATTGCGTAAAG GGATGAACACCCTTGTTGGCTATGATCTGGTTCCAGAACCCAAAATCATTGATGCTGCTTTGCGGGCATGCAGACGCTTAAATGATTTTGCTAGTGCAGTCCGCATCCTAGAGGTTGTTAAG GACAAAGCAGGACCTCATAAGGAAATCTACCCCTATGTCATCCAGGAACTTAGACCAACTTTAAATGAACTGGGAATCTCCACTCCAGAGGAACTGGGCCTTGACAAAGTATAA